In Lacerta agilis isolate rLacAgi1 chromosome 1, rLacAgi1.pri, whole genome shotgun sequence, the following proteins share a genomic window:
- the SLC23A3 gene encoding solute carrier family 23 member 3 isoform X3 produces the protein MIQTQHMAPILQSNGNSTEAPDICAGPDCENSRNWDQLLHEVSGAVLISALVQVALGMSGACGWITHRCGPMVLAPSLSVIGLSAYRPAALLCSENWGVALLLVLLCVLLSQHLASCRLPICQWSQARGLTIKSGSPALHFFSILLPFSGIWLVCGMLRPVPTPWDVLHPSTRHLTLTNSTLQSPWFKLPYPGAQGWPVLSTRAIGIGAAMGVTASMNSVGCYLLCRKSLWDPPPPQHLCNRGLCTEGLGTLLSAVLGSVSGTASSMPNACAGRLTQAPSCRAVWISALACVLLGLSPRLMGILTTIPLAIHGGVLCVTYSMAVGTGVSYFQYTNIDSGRNIFIVGFTMFMGLLVPKWLFTAPGSLATATGCVPVDLFLLSLLMVPAFITGFLSFFLENTVSGTLQERGLLNYPSASKPEARKNSLQQCRNGSAQRNQVPLVLQKHPLPSWRKGFPFCFLCPLGVDKVEIVNTYPLEELRYSEEQTTDLLLKPETVVLESELELETVQEPNIPQRNLENHKYGRPTANEMTSLR, from the exons ATGATACAGACCCAACATATGGCTCCCATTCTCCAGTCAAATGGAAATA GCACTGAGGCCCCCGACATATGTGCTGGGCCAGATTGTGAAAACTCAAGAAACTGGGATCAGTTACTCCATGAG GTTTCAGGTGCAGTGCTGATTTCCGCTCTGGTGCAGGTGGCATTGGGGATGTCAGGTGCCTGTGGGTGGATTACCCATCGCTGCGGACCCATGGTTCTGGCCCCAAGCCTTTCTGTCATTGGACTTTCAGCATACAGACCTGCTGCTCTTCTCTGCTCTGAAAACTGGGGAGTCGCCCTGCT GCTTGTGTTGCTGTGCGTTTTGCTATCCCAACACCTGGCTTCCTGCCGACTGCCCATTTGCCAGTGGAGCCAAGCAAGAGGGCTCACTATAAAATCGGGCAGCCCAGCCCTGCACTTTTTCTCG ATTCTGCTGCCCTTCTCTGGGATCTGGCTTGTCTGTGGGATGCTGAGACCTGTTCCAACCCCTTGGGACGTGTTGCATCCTTCCACACGTCACTTAACCCTCACCAACAGCACCCTCCAGTCCCCATGGTTCAAGCTGCCTTACCCAG GTGCACAGGGCTGGCCAGTACTTAGTACCCGTGCCATTGGCATTGGTGCTGCTATGGGTGTTACCGCAAGCATGAATTCTGTGGGCTGCTATCTGCTGTGCAGAAAGTCCCTATGGGATCCACCCCCACCACAGCATTTGTGCAACAGAGGGCTCTGTACTGAGGGCCTTGGCACGCTCCTGTCAGCTGTGCTGGGCAGCGTGTCTGGAACTGCATCCAGCATGCCCAATGCTTGTGCCGGCAGACTGACCCAG GCTCCCTCATGTCGTGCAGTGTGGATCAGTGCGTTGGCATGTGTACTGTTGGGACTGTCTCCTCGGCTCATGGGAATTCTTACCACCATCCCTCTGGCAATTCATG GAGGAGTGCTATGTGTGACATACAGCATGGCTGTGGGCACCGGTGTCTCTTACTTCCAGTACACAAACATTGACTCAGGCAGGAACATCTTCATTGTGGGCTTCACTATGTTCATGGGTCTGCTGGTTCCGAAGTGGCTCTTCACGGCGCCAGGGTCCCTGGCCACAGCTACAG GTTGTGTCCCTGTAGacctcttcctcctttctctgTTGATGGTTCCTGCCTTTATAACTGGATTCCTATCCTTTTTCTTAGAGAACACAGTTTCCG GCACCCTGCAAGAGCGTGGGCTGCTCAACTACCCATCAGCAAGCAAACCAGAGGCCAGAAAGAATTCCCTGCAGCAATGCAGAAATGGCTCCGCACAAAGAAATCAGGTACCTCTAGTCCTACAAAAGCATCCACTACCTTCATGGCGTAAGGGCTTTCCCTTCTGTTTCCTTTGTCCCTTGGGAGTCGACAAAGTGGAGATTGTGAACACTTACCCCCTGGAAGAATTGCGCTATTCAGAAGAGCAAACCACAGATCTGCTGCTGAAACCAGAAACAGTGGTGCTGGAGTCAGAACTGGAGCTGGAGACAGTACAAGAGCCTAACATTCCACAAAGGAATTTGGAGAATCAtaaatatggcagaccaacagctAATGAGATGACCTCTCTACGCTGA
- the SLC23A3 gene encoding solute carrier family 23 member 3 isoform X1 yields the protein MNKVNRASKSILPHARKGPKFPPWPLICLLALQHLLVQVSFLCVFHFFFIATLPGKMLNGTPCWNELLACNLFACGIATALQCGLGTRLPLVQAPSFEFLIPAMIQTQHMAPILQSNGNSTEAPDICAGPDCENSRNWDQLLHEVSGAVLISALVQVALGMSGACGWITHRCGPMVLAPSLSVIGLSAYRPAALLCSENWGVALLLVLLCVLLSQHLASCRLPICQWSQARGLTIKSGSPALHFFSILLPFSGIWLVCGMLRPVPTPWDVLHPSTRHLTLTNSTLQSPWFKLPYPGAQGWPVLSTRAIGIGAAMGVTASMNSVGCYLLCRKSLWDPPPPQHLCNRGLCTEGLGTLLSAVLGSVSGTASSMPNACAGRLTQAPSCRAVWISALACVLLGLSPRLMGILTTIPLAIHGGVLCVTYSMAVGTGVSYFQYTNIDSGRNIFIVGFTMFMGLLVPKWLFTAPGSLATATGCVPVDLFLLSLLMVPAFITGFLSFFLENTVSGTLQERGLLNYPSASKPEARKNSLQQCRNGSAQRNQVPLVLQKHPLPSWRKGFPFCFLCPLGVDKVEIVNTYPLEELRYSEEQTTDLLLKPETVVLESELELETVQEPNIPQRNLENHKYGRPTANEMTSLR from the exons ATGAACAAAGTCAACAGGGCTTCTAAAAGCATCCTTCCCCATGCTCGTAAAGGGCCAAAATTTCCTCCCTGGCCCCTGATCTGCTTGTTGGCCTTGCAG CACCTCCTGGTCCAGGTATCTTTTCTCTGCGTCTTTCACTTTTTCTTCATCGCCACCCTCCCCGGCAAGATGCTGAATGGTACTCCATGTTGGAATGAACTTCTAGCATGCAACCTTTTTGCCTGTGGcatagccacagccttgcaaTGTGGATTGGGAACCAG GTTGCCGCTGGTTCAGGCTCCATCTTTTGAGTTCCTTATCCCAGCCATGATACAGACCCAACATATGGCTCCCATTCTCCAGTCAAATGGAAATA GCACTGAGGCCCCCGACATATGTGCTGGGCCAGATTGTGAAAACTCAAGAAACTGGGATCAGTTACTCCATGAG GTTTCAGGTGCAGTGCTGATTTCCGCTCTGGTGCAGGTGGCATTGGGGATGTCAGGTGCCTGTGGGTGGATTACCCATCGCTGCGGACCCATGGTTCTGGCCCCAAGCCTTTCTGTCATTGGACTTTCAGCATACAGACCTGCTGCTCTTCTCTGCTCTGAAAACTGGGGAGTCGCCCTGCT GCTTGTGTTGCTGTGCGTTTTGCTATCCCAACACCTGGCTTCCTGCCGACTGCCCATTTGCCAGTGGAGCCAAGCAAGAGGGCTCACTATAAAATCGGGCAGCCCAGCCCTGCACTTTTTCTCG ATTCTGCTGCCCTTCTCTGGGATCTGGCTTGTCTGTGGGATGCTGAGACCTGTTCCAACCCCTTGGGACGTGTTGCATCCTTCCACACGTCACTTAACCCTCACCAACAGCACCCTCCAGTCCCCATGGTTCAAGCTGCCTTACCCAG GTGCACAGGGCTGGCCAGTACTTAGTACCCGTGCCATTGGCATTGGTGCTGCTATGGGTGTTACCGCAAGCATGAATTCTGTGGGCTGCTATCTGCTGTGCAGAAAGTCCCTATGGGATCCACCCCCACCACAGCATTTGTGCAACAGAGGGCTCTGTACTGAGGGCCTTGGCACGCTCCTGTCAGCTGTGCTGGGCAGCGTGTCTGGAACTGCATCCAGCATGCCCAATGCTTGTGCCGGCAGACTGACCCAG GCTCCCTCATGTCGTGCAGTGTGGATCAGTGCGTTGGCATGTGTACTGTTGGGACTGTCTCCTCGGCTCATGGGAATTCTTACCACCATCCCTCTGGCAATTCATG GAGGAGTGCTATGTGTGACATACAGCATGGCTGTGGGCACCGGTGTCTCTTACTTCCAGTACACAAACATTGACTCAGGCAGGAACATCTTCATTGTGGGCTTCACTATGTTCATGGGTCTGCTGGTTCCGAAGTGGCTCTTCACGGCGCCAGGGTCCCTGGCCACAGCTACAG GTTGTGTCCCTGTAGacctcttcctcctttctctgTTGATGGTTCCTGCCTTTATAACTGGATTCCTATCCTTTTTCTTAGAGAACACAGTTTCCG GCACCCTGCAAGAGCGTGGGCTGCTCAACTACCCATCAGCAAGCAAACCAGAGGCCAGAAAGAATTCCCTGCAGCAATGCAGAAATGGCTCCGCACAAAGAAATCAGGTACCTCTAGTCCTACAAAAGCATCCACTACCTTCATGGCGTAAGGGCTTTCCCTTCTGTTTCCTTTGTCCCTTGGGAGTCGACAAAGTGGAGATTGTGAACACTTACCCCCTGGAAGAATTGCGCTATTCAGAAGAGCAAACCACAGATCTGCTGCTGAAACCAGAAACAGTGGTGCTGGAGTCAGAACTGGAGCTGGAGACAGTACAAGAGCCTAACATTCCACAAAGGAATTTGGAGAATCAtaaatatggcagaccaacagctAATGAGATGACCTCTCTACGCTGA
- the SLC23A3 gene encoding solute carrier family 23 member 3 isoform X2 — translation MNKVNRASKSILPHARKGPKFPPWPLICLLALQHLLVQVSFLCVFHFFFIATLPGKMLNGTPCWNELLACNLFACGIATALQCGLGTRLPLVQAPSFEFLIPAMIQTQHMAPILQSNGNSTEAPDICAGPDCENSRNWDQLLHEVSGAVLISALVQVALGMSGACGWITHRCGPMVLAPSLSVIGLSAYRPAALLCSENWGVALLLVLLCVLLSQHLASCRLPICQWSQARGLTIKSGSPALHFFSILLPFSGIWLVCGMLRPVPTPWDVLHPSTRHLTLTNSTLQSPWFKLPYPGAQGWPVLSTRAIGIGAAMGVTASMNSVGCYLLCRKSLWDPPPPQHLCNRGLCTEGLGTLLSAVLGSVSGTASSMPNACAGRLTQAPSCRAVWISALACVLLGLSPRLMGILTTIPLAIHGCVPVDLFLLSLLMVPAFITGFLSFFLENTVSGTLQERGLLNYPSASKPEARKNSLQQCRNGSAQRNQVPLVLQKHPLPSWRKGFPFCFLCPLGVDKVEIVNTYPLEELRYSEEQTTDLLLKPETVVLESELELETVQEPNIPQRNLENHKYGRPTANEMTSLR, via the exons ATGAACAAAGTCAACAGGGCTTCTAAAAGCATCCTTCCCCATGCTCGTAAAGGGCCAAAATTTCCTCCCTGGCCCCTGATCTGCTTGTTGGCCTTGCAG CACCTCCTGGTCCAGGTATCTTTTCTCTGCGTCTTTCACTTTTTCTTCATCGCCACCCTCCCCGGCAAGATGCTGAATGGTACTCCATGTTGGAATGAACTTCTAGCATGCAACCTTTTTGCCTGTGGcatagccacagccttgcaaTGTGGATTGGGAACCAG GTTGCCGCTGGTTCAGGCTCCATCTTTTGAGTTCCTTATCCCAGCCATGATACAGACCCAACATATGGCTCCCATTCTCCAGTCAAATGGAAATA GCACTGAGGCCCCCGACATATGTGCTGGGCCAGATTGTGAAAACTCAAGAAACTGGGATCAGTTACTCCATGAG GTTTCAGGTGCAGTGCTGATTTCCGCTCTGGTGCAGGTGGCATTGGGGATGTCAGGTGCCTGTGGGTGGATTACCCATCGCTGCGGACCCATGGTTCTGGCCCCAAGCCTTTCTGTCATTGGACTTTCAGCATACAGACCTGCTGCTCTTCTCTGCTCTGAAAACTGGGGAGTCGCCCTGCT GCTTGTGTTGCTGTGCGTTTTGCTATCCCAACACCTGGCTTCCTGCCGACTGCCCATTTGCCAGTGGAGCCAAGCAAGAGGGCTCACTATAAAATCGGGCAGCCCAGCCCTGCACTTTTTCTCG ATTCTGCTGCCCTTCTCTGGGATCTGGCTTGTCTGTGGGATGCTGAGACCTGTTCCAACCCCTTGGGACGTGTTGCATCCTTCCACACGTCACTTAACCCTCACCAACAGCACCCTCCAGTCCCCATGGTTCAAGCTGCCTTACCCAG GTGCACAGGGCTGGCCAGTACTTAGTACCCGTGCCATTGGCATTGGTGCTGCTATGGGTGTTACCGCAAGCATGAATTCTGTGGGCTGCTATCTGCTGTGCAGAAAGTCCCTATGGGATCCACCCCCACCACAGCATTTGTGCAACAGAGGGCTCTGTACTGAGGGCCTTGGCACGCTCCTGTCAGCTGTGCTGGGCAGCGTGTCTGGAACTGCATCCAGCATGCCCAATGCTTGTGCCGGCAGACTGACCCAG GCTCCCTCATGTCGTGCAGTGTGGATCAGTGCGTTGGCATGTGTACTGTTGGGACTGTCTCCTCGGCTCATGGGAATTCTTACCACCATCCCTCTGGCAATTCATG GTTGTGTCCCTGTAGacctcttcctcctttctctgTTGATGGTTCCTGCCTTTATAACTGGATTCCTATCCTTTTTCTTAGAGAACACAGTTTCCG GCACCCTGCAAGAGCGTGGGCTGCTCAACTACCCATCAGCAAGCAAACCAGAGGCCAGAAAGAATTCCCTGCAGCAATGCAGAAATGGCTCCGCACAAAGAAATCAGGTACCTCTAGTCCTACAAAAGCATCCACTACCTTCATGGCGTAAGGGCTTTCCCTTCTGTTTCCTTTGTCCCTTGGGAGTCGACAAAGTGGAGATTGTGAACACTTACCCCCTGGAAGAATTGCGCTATTCAGAAGAGCAAACCACAGATCTGCTGCTGAAACCAGAAACAGTGGTGCTGGAGTCAGAACTGGAGCTGGAGACAGTACAAGAGCCTAACATTCCACAAAGGAATTTGGAGAATCAtaaatatggcagaccaacagctAATGAGATGACCTCTCTACGCTGA
- the SLC23A3 gene encoding solute carrier family 23 member 3 isoform X4 translates to MNKVNRASKSILPHARKGPKFPPWPLICLLALQVSGAVLISALVQVALGMSGACGWITHRCGPMVLAPSLSVIGLSAYRPAALLCSENWGVALLLVLLCVLLSQHLASCRLPICQWSQARGLTIKSGSPALHFFSILLPFSGIWLVCGMLRPVPTPWDVLHPSTRHLTLTNSTLQSPWFKLPYPGAQGWPVLSTRAIGIGAAMGVTASMNSVGCYLLCRKSLWDPPPPQHLCNRGLCTEGLGTLLSAVLGSVSGTASSMPNACAGRLTQAPSCRAVWISALACVLLGLSPRLMGILTTIPLAIHGGVLCVTYSMAVGTGVSYFQYTNIDSGRNIFIVGFTMFMGLLVPKWLFTAPGSLATATGCVPVDLFLLSLLMVPAFITGFLSFFLENTVSGTLQERGLLNYPSASKPEARKNSLQQCRNGSAQRNQVPLVLQKHPLPSWRKGFPFCFLCPLGVDKVEIVNTYPLEELRYSEEQTTDLLLKPETVVLESELELETVQEPNIPQRNLENHKYGRPTANEMTSLR, encoded by the exons ATGAACAAAGTCAACAGGGCTTCTAAAAGCATCCTTCCCCATGCTCGTAAAGGGCCAAAATTTCCTCCCTGGCCCCTGATCTGCTTGTTGGCCTTGCAG GTTTCAGGTGCAGTGCTGATTTCCGCTCTGGTGCAGGTGGCATTGGGGATGTCAGGTGCCTGTGGGTGGATTACCCATCGCTGCGGACCCATGGTTCTGGCCCCAAGCCTTTCTGTCATTGGACTTTCAGCATACAGACCTGCTGCTCTTCTCTGCTCTGAAAACTGGGGAGTCGCCCTGCT GCTTGTGTTGCTGTGCGTTTTGCTATCCCAACACCTGGCTTCCTGCCGACTGCCCATTTGCCAGTGGAGCCAAGCAAGAGGGCTCACTATAAAATCGGGCAGCCCAGCCCTGCACTTTTTCTCG ATTCTGCTGCCCTTCTCTGGGATCTGGCTTGTCTGTGGGATGCTGAGACCTGTTCCAACCCCTTGGGACGTGTTGCATCCTTCCACACGTCACTTAACCCTCACCAACAGCACCCTCCAGTCCCCATGGTTCAAGCTGCCTTACCCAG GTGCACAGGGCTGGCCAGTACTTAGTACCCGTGCCATTGGCATTGGTGCTGCTATGGGTGTTACCGCAAGCATGAATTCTGTGGGCTGCTATCTGCTGTGCAGAAAGTCCCTATGGGATCCACCCCCACCACAGCATTTGTGCAACAGAGGGCTCTGTACTGAGGGCCTTGGCACGCTCCTGTCAGCTGTGCTGGGCAGCGTGTCTGGAACTGCATCCAGCATGCCCAATGCTTGTGCCGGCAGACTGACCCAG GCTCCCTCATGTCGTGCAGTGTGGATCAGTGCGTTGGCATGTGTACTGTTGGGACTGTCTCCTCGGCTCATGGGAATTCTTACCACCATCCCTCTGGCAATTCATG GAGGAGTGCTATGTGTGACATACAGCATGGCTGTGGGCACCGGTGTCTCTTACTTCCAGTACACAAACATTGACTCAGGCAGGAACATCTTCATTGTGGGCTTCACTATGTTCATGGGTCTGCTGGTTCCGAAGTGGCTCTTCACGGCGCCAGGGTCCCTGGCCACAGCTACAG GTTGTGTCCCTGTAGacctcttcctcctttctctgTTGATGGTTCCTGCCTTTATAACTGGATTCCTATCCTTTTTCTTAGAGAACACAGTTTCCG GCACCCTGCAAGAGCGTGGGCTGCTCAACTACCCATCAGCAAGCAAACCAGAGGCCAGAAAGAATTCCCTGCAGCAATGCAGAAATGGCTCCGCACAAAGAAATCAGGTACCTCTAGTCCTACAAAAGCATCCACTACCTTCATGGCGTAAGGGCTTTCCCTTCTGTTTCCTTTGTCCCTTGGGAGTCGACAAAGTGGAGATTGTGAACACTTACCCCCTGGAAGAATTGCGCTATTCAGAAGAGCAAACCACAGATCTGCTGCTGAAACCAGAAACAGTGGTGCTGGAGTCAGAACTGGAGCTGGAGACAGTACAAGAGCCTAACATTCCACAAAGGAATTTGGAGAATCAtaaatatggcagaccaacagctAATGAGATGACCTCTCTACGCTGA
- the CNPPD1 gene encoding protein CNPPD1, which translates to MDLNELLLDEEGAFSLSGFQEFTFLPRHQQLSDRVRKRLYYGWDKESALDNLSSPVADIAVELLQKAAPSPIRRLQKKYVSHVSREACISPCSLMLALVYIERLRHRNPEYLQQISSSDLFLISMMVASKYLYDEGEEEEVFNDEWGAAGKVDVQTMNTLEMNFLSAIDWSLYTDPKELFEMLSWLEGCVAERQGIWRGWFTYTDLCVLMEQTLWQQALGHFYQQVAKLACLLGVMYLTGVAALLASTAVVHHTIHVKRSSPTEFASTRDALAAYLPLPSSVQHLDHGLVLPNSSPCTGAENRTIQGEKQQQRQQPGSNGVMATALYLWGSVLNVLPYPPPAPTSPLLCPHCSQPTTCVAANLTVCTHPAPQLAPFGLAAHRSRCSCWGWPLPVSSNCKDWPEPLALKQCPSQAALELGRIKAFMFPS; encoded by the exons ATGGATCTGAACGAGCTGCTTTTAGACGAGGAGGGCGCTTTCTCCCTGAGCGGCTTCCAGGAGTTCACG tttcttcccAGGCACCAGCAGCTGAGTGATCGGGTACGCAAGAGACTTTACTATGGTTGGGATAAAGAAAGTGCCCTTGATAACCTCTCAAGTCCAGTTGCCG ATATTGCTGTTGAATTGCTCCAGAAGGCTGCTCCCAGCCCGATTCGCAGGCTCCAGAAAAAATATGTATCACACGTCTCCCG GGAGGCTTGCATCTCCCCCTGCTCCCTGATGTTGGCCCTGGTTTACATTGAGAGGCTTCGGCATCGCAATCCTGAATATCTACAGCAGATCTCCTCCTCTGACCTCTTCTTGATCTCTATG ATGGTTGCCAGCAAATACTTATATgatgaaggagaagaggaggaggtctTCAATGATGAATGGGGTGCCGCAGGCAAAGTAGACGTACAGACCATGAACACACTGGAGATGAATTTCCTCAGTGCCATT GATTGGAGCCTCTATACTGATCCCAAGGAGCTTTTTGAAATGCTCAGCTGGCTGGAGGGATG TGTGGCTGAGAGGCAGGGCATCTGGCGTGGCTGGTTCACTTACACTGACCTGTGTGTCTTAATGGAGCAAACACTGTGGCAGCAGGCACTGGGGCATTTCTACCAGCAGGTGGCAAAG CTGGCTTGCCTTCTAGGTGTGATGTACCTAACAGGTGTTGCTGCTCTCCTTGCTTCTACTGCAGTGGTTCATCACACTATACATGTGAAAAGGTCCAGTCCTACTGAGTTTGCCAGCACAAGGGATGCTCTAGCTGCATACCTGCCTCTTCCTTCTTCAGTCCAGCATCTGGATCATGGCTTAGTGCTACCTAACAGCTCTCCATGCACAGGAGCAGAGAACAGAACCATTCAAGGAGAGAAGCAGCAACAGCGGCAGCAGCCAGGAAGCAATGGTGTAATGGCTACAGCACTCTACCTGTGGGGCAGCGTCCTTAATGTGTTACCTTATCCGCCACCAGCCCCCACCAGCCCCTTGCTTTGTCCACACTGCAGTCAACCCACCACCTGCGTGGCAGCCAACCTCACAGTTTGCACCCATCCTGCTCCACAGTTGGCCCCCTTTGGACTTGCTGCCCACCGCTCCCGCTGCTCATGCTGGGGTTGGCCTCTTCCTGTGTCCTCTAACTGCAAAGACTGGCCTGAACCTCTGGCGTTGAAGCAGTGCCCCTCACAGGCTGCCTTGGAGCTTGGGAGGATCAAGGCTTTCATGTTCCCTAGCTAG